The nucleotide window TTGAAAGATACATGGCCATGCCGGGACAGGCGCTGAGCTATAAGATCGGAAGTCTGAAAATACGTGAACTCAGAACGAAATATGAAAAGGAGCTGGGTAAGAAATTCAGTTTACCGGAATTTCACGATGAGATACTGAACCAGGGATCACTGCCGCTTGATATTCTGGACCGTAAGATGAAAGTTTGGGCTTCCAAACAATAAATTCAGCTATGGATTTAACATCCGGGTGATGAAGTCTTCTTCGCGTTTTCCGCGTGCGGGAGAATACTCGCGCCCGTAAAAGATGATCTGAAGATGAAGTTTATTCCAAAGCTCCTTTGGGAATATTTTCCTGGCATCACGCTCGGTTTCCACCACATTTTTGCCGCTGGTAAGCTTCCAGAGTGTCATTAATCTGTGGATATGGGTATCTACCGGAAATGCCGGGATACCGAATGCCTGGCTCATCACAACACTTGCGGTTTTATGACCTACGCCGGGCAGAGACTCCAGCTCCTCAAATGTATGAGGAACTTCACCGCCATGCCTCTCTACCAAAAGTTCAGACATCCGTTTCAGGTTTTTGGCTTTCTGGTTGGCCAGACCAATCTCTTTTATAAACTCTTTAATCTCGGAAACGTCCAGCTTCTGCATCTTAAAAGGAGTATCTGCCACGGCGAATAGAGCAGGGGTGATTTCGTTTAC belongs to Chryseobacterium sp. and includes:
- the nth gene encoding endonuclease III, which translates into the protein MTKKQRAAIVISELEKLYPTVPVPLDHKDPFTLLVAVALSAQTTDRKVNEITPALFAVADTPFKMQKLDVSEIKEFIKEIGLANQKAKNLKRMSELLVERHGGEVPHTFEELESLPGVGHKTASVVMSQAFGIPAFPVDTHIHRLMTLWKLTSGKNVVETERDARKIFPKELWNKLHLQIIFYGREYSPARGKREEDFITRMLNP